The sequence below is a genomic window from Gossypium hirsutum isolate 1008001.06 chromosome A11, Gossypium_hirsutum_v2.1, whole genome shotgun sequence.
tgtttttggtttggcTTTAGACTGTATGAACTGTTCTCTTAAGAAAATGGTaatgaaattattgattttgaagGCGTGGATGGCCGGAAACTGCAAATACATGGGAGCCATTGGAGAATCTACAGTCTTGTTCTGACGTAATTGATGCATTTGAGGAAAGGTAAGGTTTCACTGGTTTCGTTCAAATAAGGTGGACATAATCAATTTGTCTTTTTCCACATAAGCATGTACTTAATTTCATTTCGGGTTTGAAGCTTGCGTTCAGGGAAGCATAGTCGAAAGCGAAAACGCAAGTATGGTGGTCCTCATACACAGTCCAAGAAGAAGCAGCCTTGTTCTTCTGGTTCTACATATAATGCGACTGGTCTTGACCTTGGTGTTGTTGATAAGACTCCCTTGGTTCCCTTTGACAATTCCGGTATTGCTGATCTTTCTGCTTCAAGTCCAGTTATAGTGTTGGCACGAGAAGGAGAGCGTAATGGAAATAGCAGCAATGTCAGAAGAGCTAAAAGAGTTAAGGATAACAGTTCTACAAACGGTTCAAAAAAAGTTGACGAGACAAAGGATGAAAATGATTATGATACCAAGCTTAGTGAGCTAAAAGGTGCATTGTCTTCTAAAGGGGGCAATACAGATAAGCTTGCAATTCGGTTTCAGGAAGGCAAAGCTTCTGAAGGTGATGGGCCTGTAAATGGGTTACAAAAGGTTGATCGTGGGGAATCAGTTCAGAGTGATCGTCGCACAGGAGCTAAAAGGAGGAAGGCTGGTTCTGTTAAGAGGTTTACACAGGATCCTGCCTCATCTGGACCTAATTTGACTCAAAATGCTACAAATGTCCATGTTGGCTATGCAATTACAGATGCAGAGATGGAAATTGTAAATCTTGGTTTAGCAGCAGACGGTTCGAGTCATAGGTCCCCGATTGATAATTCTTTAAATGTACCTGTCATAACCAAGATCCTCAAGCCTGTAGGATTTTCGGCTTCTGTATCAGCTAATACTCAAGATGTGTCAGTAACCTTCTTGGCACTCAGGTTTGTTACAAACTCTATTTCGACCACCTTTGAACCAAATGAATCTCGCAGCTATATTTTGAGCATTGCTATGATTTTTCGTTCTCTTTTTTTATAAGAAGTAAATGGAATGCAAATAACTTGCAAAAATGTAAGATTGCTTGCCTTTGTACCTTAATTGGCCGACTTATGATGTCTTGAAATCATATCTATGCATTGCTTAGTACCTTTTAGGTTGAAACTTCTAGCCTTCAACATATACGCCCATTCAGAtcataatcaatttaatttctctaaaaaAGTTCTAAAGTTTTAGTTCAGCTCACTTCAAAATAATTTTGCTTTGCTATTGGTGTGTGGTGTTATTGGATTGAAGTCTGGTTCTTGCTTGTGTGAGTTATCAACTTATCATTTTGCGATGTATTAACACTTAATGTACTTTCATATCCCTGTTTAGAGTTTTGGTGGTTGTTGGAGCATTCTTTAGTTCTGGTTTATCTTTAGTTCTCAATTTTGGAGAATGTCCTACACTTCATAAGCACTATGTGCTGATTGAGTATGTATGACCTGATAATTCCTTTTGGCTTTTGGAATATATTTTTTACCTTcaaatatctttttgtttcactCCCTAGAATTTTATTTATGAGAAATTGATAATGCTATCACTCGTGGCCCCTAACATAGCAAGTAATTCTAAGACATGAACCGctagaatgctcaagtttttagCTTGCTGATCTTAGATGTGATTCTGTTGTTGTATTCTCTGAGAATCCTCAAATTAATGCTGCACTTTCTTGAAGTTCATGTCAATGATAAATTTTGTTCATCACATTTTGACAGGTCCGATGGAAAAGAGGTTATGGTGGACAACCAATATCTTAAAGCTAACAATCCACTGCTGGTAATGGATCATTTTCTTGCCTGATCTTTTCCTTCATTAAGTTGACTTAAAGAGCTGACAAttcttgctctttttttttttttcttccattgCAGTTAATCAGCTTCTATGAGCAACATCTTAAGTATAGCCCTCCATCTTGATCACCTAGGCGTATTTAGTGTATTGATGAAGCTGAAGGCCGCCATATTCATTTTGTTTGTGTTTGCATTGTTGTAACTCTATTACATTAGTCGCAGAAGATAGAGCAGGATAAGCAAGAGCTCTCATTTTCAAGTGCCAAGCTGACTGATATAACGGTAGCTCTCTCTTATAACTACCATTAGTGTGCCTTAATTGGACATTTAGCGTGGTTATAATTACCATTAGTGTTGCTTAATTGGACATTTAAGGTTGTTATAACTACCATCAAACTTTCCTCATATAAAGTGTGATGAAGCTCACTTGAAATACcgcttttttttttgtcttttttctcCATGTAGACCACGCAAGGAGCTTGGCCTGGTGAAGAAACCTATTTTTTGTGCTGAATTTTACTATGAGGATATTTGCCTGCGATGGTAGGGTCGTTCCCTTGGTATCCTATACCTAGCAATATTGCGTTGTATGGAGTCCTATGCTGTATTAGTTTGTTTTTAGTGAATATATATTTTTCCCATTTGCAATCAGAAGTTACATTTCTAGTAGATTTAAGAAAATATgttcttttttttgtaatttatcaTAGGGTTAATGCACTATTTTCCTTTCAAAAGTAGCATCCAATTATCATTTTGGTATCTAAAGAATTTTTTGTATCAGTTTGGTATTTGAAGTTTTTAATCAGGTATCACTTTATTCACACGTCAACTCCGTTTAAAAGTAGTCAGTTTGCCACTTAAATTAAACTGTTGTCTAAATACGTGTTTAGACGCGAGTTTGAACAGATAATTAAACAAAAACAACAATAGAAAAAGGGAGATTTGCATACAATCACTTGTTAATGCagtttgagaaaataattttattcTATGTAGACTTGTTCAATGCAAGACCACAATGATGGTTTTATTTCAATCTTACGAAAGTTTAATTTCTCACAAATAAAGCTTAAGAATAGAGTgcaataatacaaataaaaaaaatcagcacAACACTCCTTCAATTGATACGTCTTCTCCATGTGTgttgtctatttataggtttaatataataatttatttgaccagGATAGTTGAAGATAAACTCTTCTTCTGTAATAATGTATTTTTCTAATAAATACTTtagcctttttttaaaaaaaatagaagtttatatagttttgttgaaattatgaGGGGTCTCATTATTTTACCCAAATTAATCCAATAACCCATTTACGATTACAAGCCATATCGGGTTTGCAAGCCTGAGGGCTACATTTACAAACTGCTATTTGAGACGAAAAGAGAGTCCTTTTGATCAAAACTCCAATCTTGAATGTACAAAATTCGTAAGCCGCTCTcaagggttttgggtttttaagctTTCCATTCCTCCTAATTTATTCCTCTTCTTGGTTGCCTTGCCTGCGCCTAGTTATCGCCATTTCTGCTTCTTTCCAGGCTCCACTCAAGGCTTCAATTTATTTCGAAGGAAATCCAAATTCATTACAGGTCAGCTAAACCTTCAATTTACCAGCCATATGTAATCATGTTTCCATTTTTTTCGTGTTTTTAATTTTGGGTCTCTGCAAGATTTGTTCTTTTTGGGGTTTTGAATTCTTTTTATTGTTATGTTAGTTAATCCTTGAATTTATGTTGTTTAGAGATGGTGAATTTAACAGAAGTAATATAGTTGATGTCAGTATTCATGTCAGTGGAAGAAATGATTAGAAGAGTTAATTATAACAAGAGAAATGGAAATAAGGTACAATTCACTGCGTTAAAAACAGTACATTTTCATTGAACAAAACTCCATCAGTAGGGTTATCTTTGTCGATAGATTTATGGATGAATGCCTTCAATTCTGGACAGTTTTCTATCTCAAGAATCTTTAAGGCTGGGAAGTCAACGGTATAATCTTCATGGCAAAATCCAATGAGTTTCTGAAGATCTTTCAATTTGAGGGAGTTCAATCGAGGGAAGCAAATTAATCCTCTGTTTTAGAATGCTTCTTTGATCTGCTTCTCCATTGATATTATCTCCTGCATGCATTTGCATTCACTTACTTCCAAGCATTTGAGCTGCTGCAAATATTTAATCATGGAGTCGGATACCACATGCTTTATGTGAGCGCAACCCTCAATGATCAAGCTTGTCAAATTGAGTTGAACAAAATGCTTGGGGAAGCCATATTCTTTCAATGCCAATTGAGGATAGTTTCAACTTCTCTAGCTTAGGAAACAATATCTGCACAGCATACTTATTTACTTACCAAATCTAATCTTATTGAGTGAAAATTCAAAAAAGAGCTCCTTAATATGATATTTTCATTAGCTCCAATAATacacaaaatattataaaatttgtaatagTTCATATAATTGAGTTTAAACAAAACATTATGAAATTGTAATAATTTGTCTAAATTGACAATGTCTTGTGTAATTGAATAATATTTTGCATAATTATAATAACGGAAAATATTacataaattgtaataatttgtgTAATTGAGTATTGTTTTGCATGATTGAGTAATTTCTGTAATTATAGTAGTGTGTTGTGTAATTAGAGTTGAAGAAAGTCTTATTTTAAGAAGCTCACCCTAGAATTCCTtcttattaaattcaaattttttcaaaTGCTATAAAAGGGAAACCAAATattgttttttagtttttataattgtaagtttccatataacatatacaaGAAATTATCTATATATATGTGAGTATTAATTGTCATTCAATATAGACAAAAGCCGAATTTGTAAGAAGGAAAGCATTACATGATACTCTGTTATTTTTTCTTTGTGGGGGGTATAAACACATTGTGTTCTATTCATCTTTGCTTTTTCTGGTTGACTATTTTCCTATACGTTATATAAAAACCTTAACTTAAATTAACAAAATTGGAAATGCATGCACTTGAAGaaggaaaaaatattaaatacctTTTGGTTGAAAAGGGCAGTTTCTGGTGGAGATATGAAAGTCGAACCGCTGTTGCTTTAGCAAAAGTTAATGAGGTTTAGCAAAAGTTAACGAGGTTGAAGAAATTCAATTTTGCTAACAACATTATTACCTTTAATGATATATTGCATCATCGCACCATTTTGGATATGCAGATTCTTCAACTGCTGAAAATAATTCCAAACTTCTCATTCATCTAACAAAATCTCCACACCTTTCACTTCATCTATATATACATTTTCAGCTTTCTTAAATAAAACTTTCACTCCATTATTTAGAAAGCTAATGCTTGTCTGTAGGCTAAGCTTTAGTGTTCTGGCGTATTCATGAACCCAACCCCAATTCCAATCCCAATGCTATTCTTCTCCAATGAAAATAATGTATCTTTGCAACTTTTCAAAGGAGAAGTCTTTGGGGATAAATTGGCATTAGCGATATGATTAATAGGGATATATTTAAATGTAGAGAAAGCCATGGTAGaaaggatttctttttcttttttttgttgagTAAAAAGGTTCTTTTATACTTGAGAATAAACAAAAGACTATTGCTGTTAGAAGAACGTAGTAATAAACTATGTTGTTTTTGTTATAATTGTTTCCACCGATTTGCCTTTGGGAAATTAATATTGTTTAAATATTCATTTGGCTTCGTAATGTTGAGCTTTGATTCTGTTTACCTACCAAACCAGCTATGGTCAACATGGTATATTTGCATTCTTTTTGAGtataatcatatatttttatttccctTACCTTTGTGCTTTGTGATGTGCAAACGTAGTGAATTCATGTTTGTGTTTATATGCATAAGTTGATTAACTTTTATCTATGATAGCATACAAGAACATTCATGATTTGCttctattaaattaataaactctagac
It includes:
- the LOC107962677 gene encoding chromo domain-containing protein LHP1, coding for MKGGRKRVSQSEGGGRGGSVKEKKKGGTEEEIVGTEGLGEKKEEEEEQEEEEDDDDDDDDEEEEEEEEEGKEGENGERKEDERTKLDDGFFEIEAIRRKRVRKGQLQYLIKWRGWPETANTWEPLENLQSCSDVIDAFEESLRSGKHSRKRKRKYGGPHTQSKKKQPCSSGSTYNATGLDLGVVDKTPLVPFDNSGIADLSASSPVIVLAREGERNGNSSNVRRAKRVKDNSSTNGSKKVDETKDENDYDTKLSELKGALSSKGGNTDKLAIRFQEGKASEGDGPVNGLQKVDRGESVQSDRRTGAKRRKAGSVKRFTQDPASSGPNLTQNATNVHVGYAITDAEMEIVNLGLAADGSSHRSPIDNSLNVPVITKILKPVGFSASVSANTQDVSVTFLALRSDGKEVMVDNQYLKANNPLLLISFYEQHLKYSPPS